The DNA sequence GAAATTAGACAAGCTAAAATAAAAGCCGGCTTAACACCAGTTATCGGCAAAGGTATAATTATTACTTTAGATGATAATAAAGAGGGGCTTTTAAATTCCCCCCATGAAGATCCCAATAAGTATATCATCCATTATGAACATTTACTCAATTTAATTAATGAATTAAAAATTGGCGGTGCAGAAGCCATCGCCATAAATGGTCAGCGTTTAATTACTAATTCCGAAATTCGCTGTGTAGGTAATTTAATTTTAATTAATACTACCCGTATTGCACCACCTTTTGAAATTTGTGCCATTGGCAGTCCCAAATTAATGTTAGAAAGTGTTTCTTTGGGTCAATTAAACCTTTTAAAAGCAGCTCATTATCCGGTTACCATTATCGAAAAAGATGATTTAATTCTTCCAGCCTATAAAGGTGAAATGCAATTTAAATATGTCAATCCTCATTAAAAGGAGGGCTTATTCAAATGTGGTTTTTCATTCCCATAATTGGCTTAATTATCGGTGCTTTTTTAGGCTCAAGTATTTCCCTACAATTACCACCTATCTTTATTAAATATATGTCAATTGCCGTTTTAGCCTCTTTAGACTCTGTCTTTGGAGGTATTAGGGCTATCCTTGAAGATACCTTTGATGGCATGATTCTTTTAACCGGTTTTTTTACTAATGCACTTTTAGCCGCCTTATTATCTTATTTGGGAGATCGTTTAGGTGTAGATCTCTATTATGCTGCTGTTTTTGCCTTCGGTGTCCGTATTTTTCAAAATTTGGCCTCTATCAGACATCATGCTTTAACCCATTATTACCGGAAAAAAGAAAATAAACGGAGTGTTGAGCATGAATAAAACTTATTGGCAAATTCCCATCACCATTGTTTTACTTTTTCTCGGAATTATGCTTTCTTTACAATTTCAAGCCCAGACCCGCATCGCTAGTGATCTCACTTATCAAAGAAGTGAAACCTTAATTGCCATGGTTCGCGGACTTTCCGAAAAAAGACAAAAACTAGCTTTAGAAATTATTGATCTTAGTAATCAACTTAGAGCACAAATGGAAAGCAGCCGTGACGAAAAAAAACTGCTAGAAAGCATCTCTTCGGAAATGGAAAAGCTGCGTATTATTAATGGCACTACCCCCCTACAAGGTCCCGGAATTATTATTACCATTGAAGAAGATATGCCCATTATTTATACCGATCTTTTAAATATTAGCAATGAACTTTGGAATGCAGGTGCAGAAGCCATTTCTATTAATGAATACCGACTTACTAATCACAGCACCATTTCCGTAGCCGAAGACACCCAAGGTAAAGATGGCTACCATATTTTTATGACTGTTAACCACAAACAACTAACATATCCTATCACCATTAAGGCTATTGGTGATCCCCACAATTTAGAAAAAGGACTGACCTTACCCGGAGGGATTATGGATAATTTAGCCCTTTTCAATGCCTATCCTCAAATAGAAAAAGCAGACAGCTTAGAAATTCCCCCTATCAAAAAACCAACCGTCTACTATTTTTTAAATGAATATCGTCCCGAAGAAAAAATAACTGAACAAACTTAAGTCTGTACAATCGCCCCCAAACTTTGGGCCATTCCCTTAACACTCGGCAATAAACCCATTGTTTTTAAAAAAGGGGCCTCCTGTTCCATCAAATTAATCTTTTTAAACATTCTCCACCGTTTTTCCCCGGAAAAAGATTCCAAAAATAATTCCTCCTGCAAATTAAAACTTCTAGTTTTAATTAATTCTACTTTAGAACCAAGTTTCGACATTTCCTTTTTTATATTACCATTATAAACATTTAAACATAACCAATCCCCACAGAGATAATATTCACAAAAACTAGGGGATTTTTCTTTTGCTGTGGACTGGTAAAAATAACACAGATTTTTAGTCAGGTGCTGATTTTTCTCGGTTATTTTTTTTAGAGTCTCTACAGCCCCCTGCCGACTTCTCCACAAAAACAAAGCTGATTGTACCGGAAAACTATCCACCCCTTTAACCTGAGATTGTTTTAATAATTTATCAATAGGTAAACCTAAAATTGCCGCCTGATATAATTTACGTACTGGTAAATAATATTTTTGTTGAAATTTAATATTATTACCCAAAGCCTCAACTAATTTATATTCCCATTTGGCAAGATTAAGTGGTTGTTGTGCATAAATAAACACTTCTTGTTTAGTAATTAAAAACTCACAAACAATCCCACTAAAAATATCATAATTAAATTCACTGACATTTTCCGGCCGCAGTAATTTATAACATGTACCACCCTTAAATTCTCCAGTTAAAAAAATATCGGGATTTGCCTCTAAATATTTAATCACCAAATTAGGCTGAGGCAAATGATAGACAGAACAAAAAACACGATAATTTATCGGGTTTTCGGGATGTTCTTTAGATAAGACCTCACTTCCCAAATACCCAAAACTATTCAAACACATAAATTCAGCTTGTTTTAAAATTTCCAATTCATAAGTAATTTTTTTCACTTCATCATTTAAAGTACTCACAATTATAAACACTTTAACTACACTTTTTACACCTAAATCCCTTATTTCCAGAAGACCGCTTTTTAAAAAGGTATACTTTTCTAAGGATTTGCCCACTGCTAACAAAAAATCTTCGCGTGAAGATAATGCTTTCCTTTTCTGTAAACTCATAAAATCATAAAGCAGGGCTCCATCCATTCTTTTTAAAGCACTTAAACATAATTGTGCAAATTCGGCTATTGTTAAATTACCAAGCCCCATTTTACGCCACAACTTATTTTTATTGGCTTCTAAAAAACTCTTCCGCAAAAAATCAATAAAACAATCCTCATCTATGGCCACCACAGTATTAAATCTCATATTTTGCAGATAGGCGTCCTTTAATAAAGCCAAAGCAATAGCTAAATCAATTTGTACATATCCCTGCAGCTTTTGTGCCCAATACTGTCGATGGGGAATTATTAATTTCTGCCACAGATATCTTTTAATCCC is a window from the Clostridia bacterium genome containing:
- a CDS encoding DUF881 domain-containing protein, coding for MRKYAIPLTILCIISGFFLAFQLKAQSKTTNFDAISQKNANLIKVIQALEKEIESQEDQIEIMRNQFNELQNQSTKGQLQDLQQEIRQAKIKAGLTPVIGKGIIITLDDNKEGLLNSPHEDPNKYIIHYEHLLNLINELKIGGAEAIAINGQRLITNSEIRCVGNLILINTTRIAPPFEICAIGSPKLMLESVSLGQLNLLKAAHYPVTIIEKDDLILPAYKGEMQFKYVNPH
- a CDS encoding small basic family protein, with the translated sequence MWFFIPIIGLIIGAFLGSSISLQLPPIFIKYMSIAVLASLDSVFGGIRAILEDTFDGMILLTGFFTNALLAALLSYLGDRLGVDLYYAAVFAFGVRIFQNLASIRHHALTHYYRKKENKRSVEHE
- a CDS encoding DUF881 domain-containing protein, which encodes MNKTYWQIPITIVLLFLGIMLSLQFQAQTRIASDLTYQRSETLIAMVRGLSEKRQKLALEIIDLSNQLRAQMESSRDEKKLLESISSEMEKLRIINGTTPLQGPGIIITIEEDMPIIYTDLLNISNELWNAGAEAISINEYRLTNHSTISVAEDTQGKDGYHIFMTVNHKQLTYPITIKAIGDPHNLEKGLTLPGGIMDNLALFNAYPQIEKADSLEIPPIKKPTVYYFLNEYRPEEKITEQT